The Rhodocytophaga rosea genome has a segment encoding these proteins:
- a CDS encoding T9SS type A sorting domain-containing protein, whose translation MKYQNLLKPLLSYGLALFLLMYGLSAYAQQPTVWKGLYHDNAMQKQAKPASKVSSDLLVLKKEYDSFTTTRGAAKTGPFKPSNKSAQIHQGYVTIHAAAEGNTQTLLAELQAAGMINGAAFGNLVSGKMPVGRLDKLSGLKSLRFARAAYSTANIGETTSQGDVAQRSDVARSKYNVSGKGVKIGIISDSYNSLSGAKEGVESGDLPGEGNPDGDTTEVEVLEDMPALTGTDEGRGMAEIIHDVAPGASLAFHTADGGQANYALGILALQEDSCDLIVDDIIYLDEPLFQDGIIAQAVDYVSSKGVGYFCSAGNYGRDSYEAEFAPSDSTYIYGQAHSFANGDQLQNITVPRFSTVRIVFQWSDPFYSVSGGDGAQSDLDIYLMDSLGLNVLAHSFESNEGNDPFEYIEFTNYGFQTTFNLLIEKYSGPAPAKIKYIVFGGAITEHQTNSPTIFGHHNAENAIAVGAAFWFFTPEYGYNPPIVEEYSSAGGVSTLFDTQGNPINQIRQKPAFTAPDGGNTTFFGQFISFIGDFDEYPNFFGTSASAPHATAVAALMMEASNYTLSKAQIVQTLQSTSLDMDDPLMPEFQEGYDYRTGSGFIQTDAAVAAVFKGQQVLSFTLVNADNGKDLLEIEEGTEINLALLPTTNLNIRANTNGKVGSVVFEFDGNLITENTPPYALGGDSHTVRPLKYKPLVPPLMPGDYTLSATPYSLARGEGKAGANLSIYFTVIEQISVVSFTLVNADNAQDIYEIEDGAEINLDELPTTNLNIRANTDNKRTGSVIFDFYRPDVMDVITATENRWPFALGGDFNNGGKKYRVLEPALSPGEYLLLATPYSGSGGTGSEGVGLLVEFEVTGSNYVVARKAIAKENGSDAGLQVFPNPVANKFTLKLNRTSEPVDVNLYNPKGQLVRSFRESGLPEKQVDMTDLPAGLYMLKVQGNGRSQTLKIVKQ comes from the coding sequence ATGAAATACCAGAATCTATTGAAACCCCTGTTGAGTTATGGATTAGCTCTTTTTCTGCTTATGTATGGCTTAAGCGCCTATGCCCAGCAGCCCACAGTCTGGAAAGGACTTTACCACGACAATGCCATGCAAAAACAAGCGAAGCCTGCCTCTAAGGTAAGCAGCGACTTGCTTGTATTGAAAAAAGAATATGACTCATTTACGACTACCAGAGGCGCTGCCAAAACTGGTCCTTTTAAACCATCCAACAAGTCGGCACAGATCCATCAGGGATATGTAACCATTCATGCGGCGGCTGAGGGTAATACACAAACTTTACTGGCTGAATTACAAGCGGCAGGTATGATCAATGGGGCTGCCTTTGGCAATTTGGTTTCCGGCAAGATGCCTGTTGGGCGGCTGGATAAATTATCCGGGCTGAAGAGCCTGCGTTTTGCGAGAGCGGCGTATAGTACGGCTAATATTGGCGAAACGACCAGCCAGGGAGATGTTGCCCAGCGTTCGGATGTGGCCCGGAGTAAATATAATGTATCGGGAAAAGGTGTGAAAATTGGAATAATTTCAGATAGTTATAATTCCCTATCCGGTGCAAAAGAGGGTGTAGAATCTGGCGACCTGCCAGGAGAAGGAAATCCGGATGGGGATACTACAGAAGTTGAAGTACTGGAAGATATGCCTGCTCTTACAGGCACAGACGAAGGAAGAGGAATGGCTGAGATTATACATGATGTGGCACCGGGCGCAAGCCTTGCTTTTCATACAGCAGACGGCGGACAGGCTAACTACGCCCTGGGTATTCTTGCCCTGCAGGAAGATAGCTGTGATCTGATTGTGGATGATATTATCTACCTGGATGAACCTTTATTTCAGGATGGCATTATTGCACAGGCAGTAGATTATGTGAGCAGCAAAGGCGTAGGCTATTTCTGTTCTGCCGGTAATTATGGCCGTGATTCCTATGAAGCTGAGTTTGCTCCAAGCGATTCCACCTATATTTATGGCCAGGCGCATAGTTTTGCCAATGGCGATCAGTTGCAGAACATTACCGTTCCCCGTTTCTCTACTGTTCGGATTGTATTCCAGTGGTCAGACCCCTTTTACTCCGTAAGCGGTGGCGATGGAGCCCAGTCAGATCTGGATATTTACCTGATGGATAGCCTGGGACTCAATGTACTGGCTCATTCTTTTGAGAGCAATGAAGGCAACGATCCCTTTGAGTACATTGAGTTTACCAATTATGGCTTCCAGACTACTTTTAATCTATTGATTGAAAAATACTCTGGTCCTGCCCCGGCTAAGATTAAATACATTGTTTTCGGAGGAGCGATCACTGAACATCAAACCAATAGCCCAACTATATTTGGTCATCATAATGCCGAAAATGCCATTGCTGTAGGAGCTGCCTTCTGGTTCTTCACCCCGGAATATGGATATAATCCTCCTATTGTAGAAGAATATTCTTCAGCTGGTGGCGTATCTACCCTGTTTGATACCCAAGGTAATCCTATTAACCAGATACGCCAGAAGCCTGCCTTTACAGCGCCGGATGGAGGAAATACTACCTTTTTTGGACAGTTTATTTCCTTTATAGGTGATTTTGACGAGTACCCCAACTTTTTCGGTACCTCTGCCTCCGCTCCGCATGCCACCGCAGTTGCAGCCTTGATGATGGAAGCCAGTAATTATACCTTGAGTAAAGCTCAGATCGTGCAGACCTTACAATCTACTTCCCTGGATATGGATGATCCCCTAATGCCGGAGTTTCAGGAAGGATATGATTACCGGACCGGAAGCGGCTTTATTCAGACGGATGCGGCAGTAGCAGCTGTGTTTAAAGGACAACAGGTATTGAGTTTTACGCTGGTCAATGCAGATAATGGAAAAGACCTGTTAGAGATAGAAGAAGGTACCGAAATTAACCTGGCCTTGCTGCCTACCACTAACCTCAACATCCGGGCGAATACAAATGGCAAAGTAGGCAGTGTAGTTTTCGAATTCGATGGGAATTTAATAACAGAAAATACACCTCCTTATGCCTTAGGCGGAGATTCTCATACTGTCCGTCCGCTTAAATATAAACCACTCGTACCCCCGTTGATGCCCGGAGATTACACCTTATCAGCTACCCCTTACAGCTTAGCCAGAGGCGAAGGAAAAGCAGGAGCTAATCTGTCGATATACTTTACGGTGATCGAGCAAATTTCAGTTGTTTCATTTACACTGGTGAATGCAGACAATGCTCAGGACATCTATGAAATTGAGGATGGTGCTGAAATTAATCTGGATGAACTGCCCACTACAAATCTGAACATCCGGGCAAATACGGATAACAAAAGAACCGGAAGTGTGATCTTTGATTTTTACCGGCCTGATGTAATGGATGTTATCACTGCTACTGAAAACAGGTGGCCTTTTGCCCTGGGCGGTGATTTTAATAATGGAGGTAAGAAGTACCGGGTGTTAGAGCCTGCCCTTAGTCCAGGTGAATATTTGCTTCTGGCTACGCCGTATTCAGGCAGCGGAGGAACAGGAAGCGAAGGTGTAGGGCTATTAGTTGAGTTTGAAGTAACAGGCAGTAATTATGTAGTAGCGAGAAAAGCTATTGCTAAAGAAAACGGGTCAGATGCCGGTTTGCAGGTTTTCCCTAACCCTGTAGCCAATAAGTTCACCCTGAAACTGAACCGTACTTCGGAACCAGTAGATGTAAACTTATATAATCCCAAAGGGCAACTGGTACGCAGTTTCCGCGAATCTGGTCTTCCCGAAAAACAAGTGGATATGACGGATCTGCCTGCCGGACTGTATATGCTGAAAGTGCAGGGCAATGGCCGTTCCCAAACGCTGAAAATAGTGAAACAGTAA
- a CDS encoding amidohydrolase, translating into MHKQILFAAFLLNFLLSSFSMVVAQPNQWKAIITKQADKIEPKVIEWRRDFHQNPELSNREFKTAEKVAAYLRSLGIEVQTGVAHTGVVGILKGGKPGPVIGLRADMDALPVTERVNIPFASKVKGEYNGQPVGVMHACGHDTHMAMLMGAAEILAGMKNDLKGTVKFIFQPAEEGAPNGEEGGAQLMVKQGVLENPKVDVVFGLHVNSLTEVGKLKYKPEGTMASTDILSIKVKGKQVHGAYPWLGVDPIVVSAQIINGLQTIISRQTELVEEAAVITIGSIHGGVRSNIIPEEVEMVGTIRALNTEMQQKIHEKIKLTATKIAESAGATAQVDIKTQYPVTFNDPALTTRMLPSLEAVAGKENVILAKAVTGAEDFSFFQQKVPGLFVFVGGMPKGKKPEEAAPHHTPDFYLDESGMKLGVKTLCQLTLDYMAGTNTKVQ; encoded by the coding sequence ATGCACAAACAGATTTTATTTGCCGCCTTTCTCCTGAATTTTCTTCTCAGTTCATTTTCTATGGTAGTAGCTCAACCAAACCAGTGGAAAGCTATTATTACCAAACAAGCCGATAAAATCGAACCTAAAGTAATTGAGTGGCGCCGGGATTTCCATCAGAACCCAGAACTCTCGAACCGGGAATTTAAAACGGCCGAAAAAGTGGCTGCCTACCTGCGTTCTTTGGGAATAGAAGTCCAAACAGGTGTTGCGCATACTGGTGTGGTTGGAATTTTAAAAGGCGGAAAACCTGGCCCGGTTATAGGTTTACGTGCAGATATGGATGCGTTGCCAGTAACAGAACGGGTAAATATCCCATTTGCCTCAAAAGTCAAAGGAGAATATAATGGGCAACCAGTAGGAGTGATGCATGCCTGCGGACATGATACGCATATGGCCATGCTGATGGGCGCCGCCGAAATTCTGGCCGGTATGAAAAATGACTTAAAAGGAACAGTGAAATTTATTTTCCAGCCGGCAGAGGAAGGTGCTCCAAATGGCGAAGAAGGAGGTGCCCAACTGATGGTGAAACAAGGCGTACTCGAAAATCCTAAAGTAGATGTGGTATTCGGCCTGCATGTAAACTCATTAACGGAAGTAGGCAAGCTCAAATATAAACCTGAAGGTACTATGGCCAGTACCGATATTCTCAGCATAAAAGTAAAAGGAAAACAGGTACATGGCGCCTATCCATGGCTGGGGGTAGATCCTATTGTGGTGTCTGCCCAGATCATTAATGGCCTGCAAACTATTATCAGCCGACAGACAGAACTGGTAGAAGAAGCAGCGGTAATTACCATTGGAAGTATCCATGGGGGCGTTCGCAGCAATATTATTCCTGAAGAAGTAGAAATGGTAGGCACCATCCGGGCACTTAATACAGAAATGCAGCAGAAAATCCATGAGAAAATTAAACTAACGGCTACCAAAATAGCAGAAAGCGCCGGTGCTACCGCCCAGGTAGATATCAAAACCCAGTATCCGGTAACTTTTAATGATCCGGCTTTAACCACCAGGATGCTGCCTTCTCTGGAAGCAGTGGCTGGAAAGGAAAATGTGATACTGGCCAAAGCGGTTACAGGAGCAGAGGATTTCTCATTCTTTCAGCAGAAAGTACCCGGATTGTTTGTATTTGTAGGAGGGATGCCTAAAGGTAAAAAACCGGAAGAAGCGGCTCCTCACCATACGCCTGACTTCTATTTAGACGAAAGCGGAATGAAACTGGGCGTAAAAACACTATGCCAGCTTACCCTTGATTATATGGCTGGAACCAATACAAAAGTACAGTAA
- a CDS encoding ISAs1 family transposase — protein MELKKILNKVADFRVQGRCLHLLADILGLVLCGVIADCDDFDEIADYGKDNTAFLQQELGLSFVNGIPSADTLNRVIRHLDSHSLEQCFKACVAGFSLAGKQVCIDGKELRGTIPAGKKHALVRMVNVWVEEHSLSFGQVAVEAKSNEITTIPALLDTLDCKGSIITIDAIACQQAIVEKIRDKQAHYVIALKANQGVLYEQVAHFMQINKSALAFNQQLDKAHGRGEERRVYIAQCIDLVEEKEKWQDLHTLVMVERKRIIAGKKQEQTLFYISSLTDTDPALYSRYIRGHWAIENGLHWQLDVTFREDEAKVRKDKGPINLHLIRKWSLHLLKKEPSCVSVKRKRKKANRDTNFLLAILKT, from the coding sequence ATGGAACTTAAAAAGATACTAAACAAAGTAGCTGATTTTCGGGTGCAAGGCCGCTGCTTACATCTATTAGCAGATATTTTAGGCTTAGTTTTATGTGGGGTAATAGCCGATTGTGATGACTTTGACGAGATAGCAGATTATGGCAAAGATAATACAGCGTTTCTGCAGCAAGAACTAGGATTAAGTTTTGTTAATGGTATACCTTCTGCTGACACTTTAAATCGGGTGATCAGACACCTGGATAGCCATAGTTTGGAGCAATGCTTCAAAGCGTGTGTAGCTGGCTTCTCCTTAGCAGGCAAGCAGGTATGTATAGATGGCAAAGAATTGAGAGGTACTATACCTGCAGGCAAAAAGCATGCTTTGGTTCGTATGGTCAATGTATGGGTAGAGGAACATAGCTTAAGCTTTGGACAAGTAGCCGTAGAAGCCAAGAGTAATGAGATTACAACTATTCCTGCTTTATTAGATACCCTTGATTGCAAAGGTAGTATCATTACTATAGATGCTATTGCTTGTCAGCAGGCAATTGTAGAAAAGATCAGGGATAAGCAAGCCCATTATGTGATTGCCCTAAAGGCTAATCAAGGTGTACTCTATGAGCAGGTAGCCCATTTTATGCAAATCAATAAGTCTGCTCTCGCTTTTAATCAGCAACTAGATAAAGCCCATGGCAGAGGAGAAGAACGTAGGGTATATATTGCTCAATGCATTGATTTGGTAGAGGAAAAGGAAAAATGGCAGGACTTACATACTTTAGTCATGGTAGAAAGAAAACGCATTATAGCAGGCAAAAAGCAAGAACAAACCCTGTTCTATATAAGCAGTTTAACAGATACAGACCCTGCCTTGTACAGCCGCTACATAAGAGGCCATTGGGCGATAGAGAATGGCTTGCATTGGCAACTAGATGTTACCTTTAGGGAAGATGAGGCTAAAGTCAGGAAAGATAAAGGACCCATCAATCTGCATCTGATTAGAAAGTGGTCTTTGCATCTGCTCAAAAAAGAGCCTTCTTGCGTGAGTGTCAAACGGAAAAGAAAAAAAGCTAACAGAGACACTAATTTCCTGTTAGCTATTCTTAAAACTTAA
- a CDS encoding glycerophosphodiester phosphodiesterase, translated as MAQQFDWQGHRGCRGLMPENSIPAFKKALDLGVTTLELDVVISKDKQVVVSHEPFFSAGICLDTDGKEIPKADEKKHNIYQYTYEQIKSFDCGSKGNPRFPEQQKMKVYKPLLSEVFTEMEKYRKEKNLPQYAYNIEIKCEPEGDNVFHPAPEEFSDLVYKLIGKHTSWERITLQSFDFRVLQYWHQKYPQVKLAALVENTKSLESNLKSLGFTPQIYSPYFMLLLSKESVEKIHKAGMLLIPWTLNEEGTMKKLKSWGVDGIITDYPDRTKGL; from the coding sequence ATGGCTCAACAATTCGACTGGCAAGGACACCGGGGCTGCCGGGGACTCATGCCCGAAAATTCTATCCCTGCCTTTAAAAAAGCGCTAGATCTGGGCGTAACCACTCTGGAACTGGACGTAGTGATCAGTAAAGATAAACAGGTAGTAGTGTCGCACGAACCATTTTTTTCTGCTGGTATATGCCTGGATACTGATGGAAAGGAAATACCAAAAGCCGATGAGAAAAAACATAATATCTACCAGTATACTTATGAGCAGATTAAAAGCTTTGATTGTGGCTCAAAAGGCAATCCTCGTTTTCCGGAACAGCAGAAAATGAAGGTGTATAAACCCTTATTGAGCGAAGTATTTACCGAAATGGAAAAGTACCGGAAAGAGAAAAACCTGCCCCAGTATGCTTATAACATTGAAATCAAATGCGAACCTGAAGGTGATAATGTATTTCATCCGGCACCAGAGGAATTTTCAGACCTGGTATATAAGCTAATAGGGAAACATACTTCCTGGGAACGTATCACCCTGCAAAGTTTCGACTTCCGGGTGCTGCAATACTGGCATCAGAAATACCCCCAGGTAAAGCTGGCGGCTTTGGTTGAAAATACAAAATCATTGGAAAGCAACCTGAAAAGCCTGGGTTTTACCCCGCAGATATACAGCCCTTATTTTATGTTATTACTCAGTAAAGAATCAGTTGAGAAGATTCACAAAGCTGGTATGCTACTCATTCCCTGGACGTTAAATGAAGAAGGTACGATGAAAAAACTTAAAAGCTGGGGCGTAGATGGCATTATCACCGATTATCCGGATAGGACGAAAGGGTTGTGA
- a CDS encoding alpha/beta hydrolase, translating into MKKFLFAFAVVLILLLILYLSGPKPAVPVLSYEMKTLPLTLTTLEENINRTEQAVKEIKKDNQARIIWADSLRKQKTRYSMVYLHGFGASQAEGAPVHTQLARQFGCNLYLARLRDHGVNKPEVFADLTAENMWETARQAIERGKQLGDTVILIGTSTGAAFALYAAAHDPSIKAVIAYSPLIDFYAEATVLVDKPWGLEIMRQVMGSEYMEFTRNDSLQSQYWHSRYRLEGLVALKSFIATTMTEETFRKVKCPVFLGYYYKNETEQDNIVSVPAMLDMYEQLGTPAALKRKVAFPEAGHHVIASYIRSKDWENVRDQTRQFMEEILQMAPSDIIPKEMTTIK; encoded by the coding sequence ATGAAAAAGTTTTTATTCGCATTTGCAGTGGTGCTGATTCTGTTACTGATTCTATATCTGTCAGGTCCAAAACCTGCTGTGCCTGTGCTTTCGTATGAAATGAAAACATTGCCGCTTACGCTTACAACCCTGGAAGAAAATATTAATAGAACAGAACAGGCGGTGAAAGAGATCAAAAAAGATAACCAGGCAAGAATTATCTGGGCAGACAGCCTGCGGAAACAAAAAACCAGGTATAGCATGGTATATCTGCATGGATTTGGTGCCAGCCAGGCAGAAGGCGCACCAGTACATACACAACTTGCCCGGCAGTTTGGCTGTAATTTGTATTTAGCCCGGCTTCGGGATCATGGGGTAAACAAACCGGAAGTATTTGCAGATTTAACGGCTGAGAATATGTGGGAAACCGCCAGGCAAGCCATAGAAAGGGGAAAACAGCTGGGCGATACTGTTATTCTGATCGGTACCTCTACCGGTGCGGCATTTGCTTTGTATGCCGCAGCCCATGATCCTTCTATTAAAGCGGTTATTGCCTACTCTCCTTTGATCGACTTTTATGCTGAGGCTACAGTATTGGTAGATAAGCCCTGGGGGTTGGAAATTATGCGCCAGGTAATGGGTTCAGAGTATATGGAATTTACCAGAAACGATTCGTTGCAGAGCCAGTACTGGCATTCCAGATACCGACTGGAAGGATTAGTAGCCCTGAAATCGTTTATCGCCACCACCATGACCGAAGAAACTTTCCGGAAAGTAAAATGCCCGGTATTTCTGGGGTATTATTATAAAAATGAAACGGAGCAGGATAATATCGTTTCAGTACCAGCCATGCTCGACATGTATGAGCAACTGGGAACACCTGCTGCACTCAAAAGAAAAGTTGCTTTTCCGGAAGCCGGACATCATGTAATTGCATCCTATATCCGTTCCAAAGACTGGGAAAATGTGCGTGACCAAACCAGACAGTTTATGGAAGAAATTTTACAAATGGCACCATCTGATATCATTCCTAAAGAAATGACCACCATTAAATAA
- the holA gene encoding DNA polymerase III subunit delta: MPHKPEQVFASLKNRQFAPVYFLQGEEPYYIDLISDYIEKNALPEHEKGFNQIVMYGKDINVGTLLTQARRFPMMAEKQVIIVKEAQDIPDLNREDSQKLLETYLERPLPSTILVLNHKYKTLDGRKSLAKTVDKHAILVESKKLYDNKIPEWIAAYLKDKGFGIHPAATQMLADSIGNDLSRLSNEIDKLLINCKDKKEVTAELVQQYVGISKEYNVFELQKSFIQRDVLKANQIVLYFESNPKNNPLIVVVATLFTFFSKVLVAHHSKETTEAGLAKALGVNPFFVKDYMQAMRTFPLIKVISIIHHLRIADLQSKGVDAGQATEGQILKELVFKILH; encoded by the coding sequence ATGCCTCATAAACCAGAACAAGTATTTGCTTCGCTCAAAAACCGCCAGTTTGCCCCTGTATATTTCCTGCAGGGAGAAGAACCTTATTATATTGACCTGATATCCGACTATATTGAAAAAAATGCCTTACCCGAACATGAAAAAGGCTTTAACCAGATAGTAATGTATGGGAAAGATATTAATGTAGGCACTTTACTCACCCAGGCACGGCGTTTTCCGATGATGGCAGAAAAACAGGTGATTATTGTAAAAGAAGCACAGGATATTCCCGACCTGAACCGGGAAGATTCCCAGAAATTACTGGAAACCTATCTGGAACGTCCGCTCCCTTCCACCATTCTGGTGCTCAACCACAAATATAAAACCCTGGATGGCCGGAAATCTCTAGCTAAAACCGTAGATAAACATGCCATACTGGTAGAATCTAAAAAGCTTTACGACAATAAAATCCCGGAATGGATTGCTGCCTACCTGAAAGACAAAGGGTTTGGTATACATCCTGCGGCTACCCAGATGCTGGCTGATTCTATTGGCAACGACCTGAGCCGGCTGAGCAACGAAATAGACAAGCTGCTGATTAACTGCAAAGATAAAAAAGAAGTAACGGCTGAATTGGTGCAGCAATATGTAGGCATCAGCAAAGAATATAATGTATTTGAGCTGCAAAAATCCTTCATTCAGCGGGATGTTTTAAAAGCCAATCAGATTGTACTGTATTTTGAGTCCAATCCCAAAAATAATCCACTGATTGTGGTAGTGGCTACTTTGTTTACTTTTTTCAGCAAAGTACTGGTAGCGCATCATAGCAAAGAAACCACAGAAGCCGGACTGGCAAAAGCATTGGGTGTCAATCCCTTTTTCGTAAAAGATTATATGCAGGCCATGCGTACCTTTCCGCTTATTAAAGTAATCAGTATTATTCACCATCTCCGTATCGCTGATTTGCAGTCTAAGGGTGTAGATGCTGGCCAGGCTACTGAAGGACAGATTTTAAAAGAACTGGTGTTTAAAATATTGCATTAA